A region of Gracilinanus agilis isolate LMUSP501 chromosome 3, AgileGrace, whole genome shotgun sequence DNA encodes the following proteins:
- the PCDH20 gene encoding protocadherin-20 codes for MTAVSLGMNCPGNERRSGTLRVSWLRENRQQPLDMGHLYGPRSSTSRRNLPHLLLFFLFVGPFNCFASYSRATELFYSLNEGLPAGVLIGSLAEDLQLVPQAASAEAAVAAGGEEDPQLHQHPGEEWDPPLSFSLASQGLGDQYVTLDNSSGELHTSTREIDREALCLEGGGGGGGGGGGRSGISVSSSASSESCVLLLDVLVLPQEYFRFVKVKIAIRDINDNAPQFPVSQIFVSVPENAPVNTRLAIEHPALDPDVGINGVQTYRLLDYHGVFTLDVEENENGERTPYLIVMGSLDREIRDQYVTIIIAEDGGSPPLMGSATLTIGISDINDNCPLFTDSQVNVTVYGNASVGTSVAGVQAVDRDLGANAQITYSYSQKVPQVSKDLFHLNEITGVIKLFKKIGGSVLRLHKLTILANGPGCIPAVITVLVTIIKVVFRPPEIVPRYIANEVEGMVYLKELEPVNTPVAFFTIRDPEDKYKVNCYLDGDGPFRLSPYQPYSNEYLLETSKPLDYEMQPLYEITVVAWNSEGFHVKKVIKIQILDDNDNAPVFTQPLIELSIEENNAPNAFLTKLHATDADSGERGQVSYFLGPDAPSYFLLDRITGILTVSTQLDREEKEKYRYTVKAVDSGVPPQESIATVAITVLDKNDNSPRFINKDFSFFVPENFPGFGEIGVISVTDADAGRNGWVALSVMNQSDIFVIDTGKGMLRAKVSLDREQQSSYILWVEAVDGGEPALSSTAKITILLLDINDNPPLVLFPQSNMSYLLVLPSTLPGSPVTEVYAVDKDTGMNAVIAYSIIGRRGPRPESFRIDPKTGNITLEETLMQNDYGLYRLLVKVSDHGYPEPLHSTVMVNLFVNDTVSNESYIESLLRKEPEISIEEKEPQISIEPTHRKVESASCVPTLVALSVISLASITLVTGMGIYICLRKGKKHHRENDNLEVQIPLKGKLDLHMIERKPMEISNI; via the exons ATGACTGCAGTTTCACTGGGAATGAACTGCCCAGGGAATGAGAGGCGCTCAGGAACCCTAAGAGTCAGCTGGCTGCGGGAGAACCGGCAGCAGCCTCTGGATATGGGTCATCTCTACGGTCCCAGGAGCAGCACCAGTCGGAGGAACCTGCCG CATCTGTTACTGTTTTTCCTGTTCGTGGGACCTTTCAACTGCTTCGCAAGTTACAGTCGAGCCACAGAGCTCTTCTACAGCCTGAACGAGGGGCTACCGGCTGGAGTGCTCATTGGTAGCCTTGCAGAGGACTTGCAGCTTGTCCCCCAGGCAGCATCAGCAGAGGCGGCAGTGGCAGCAGGGGGTGAGGAAGACCCGCAACTGCACCAGCACCCTGGAGAGGAATGGGACCCCCCTCTTTCCTTCAGTTTGGCGTCCCAAGGGTTAGGTGATcagtatgtgaccctggacaacagTTCAGGGGAGCTGCACACTTCTACACGAGAAATTGACCGAGAGGCGCTCTGTCTTGAAGGAGGTGGGGGAGGCGGCGGTGGGGGAGGCGGGAGGAGTGGCATCTCAGTCTCCTCCTCAGCTTCCTCAGAATCTTGTGTCTTGCTCCTGGATGTCCTAGTCCTGCCTCAGGAGTACTTCAGATTTGTGAAAGTGAAAATTGCCATCCGGGACATCAATGACAATGCACCTCAGTTCCCTGTGTCCCAGATCTTTGTCTCAGTTCCTGAAAATGCACCTGTCAACACCCGACTAGCCATTGAGCATCCCGCCCTGGACCCAGATGTGGGTATTAATGGGGTTCAAACTTATCGCCTCTTGGACTATCACGGTGTCTTTACCCTGGATGTTGAGGAGAATGAAAATGGAGAGCGCACCCCATACCTAATTGTCATGGGGTCATTAGACAGGGAGATTCGAGACCAGTATGTAACCATCATCATTGCAGAAGATGGTGGCTCTCCACCTCTCATGGGGAGTGCCACTCTCACTATTGGCATCAGTGATATTAATGACAATTGCCCCCTTTTCACAGACTCACAGGTCAATGTGACTGTGTATGGAAATGCCTCAGTGGGCACTTCTGTGGCAGGTGTCCAGGCTGTGGATAGAGACTTGGGTGCCAATGCTCAGATCACCTACTCCTATAGCCAGAAGGTTCCACAGGTATCAAAAGATCTCTTCCACCTGAATGAAATCACTGGAGTCATTAAACTCTTCAAAAAGATTGGGGGCAGTGTTCTGAGATTACACAAACTCACTATACTTGCCAATGGACCAGGCTGCATTCCAGCTGTAATCACTGTCCTGGTGACCATCATCAAAGTAGTTTTTCGTCCACCTGAAATAGTCCCTCGTTATATTGCTAATGAAGTTGAAGGAATGGTTTACTTAAAGGAGTTGGAACCAGTTAACACCCCAGTTGCATTTTTCACTATCAGAGACCCAGAAGATAAATATAAGGTGAATTGCTACCTGGATGGTGATGGACCATTCAGATTATCTCCCTATCAACCATACAGCAATGAATACTTGTTGGAAACCTCAAAGCCTTTAGACTATGAGATGCAACCTCTCTATGAGATAACTGTGGTAGCCTGGAACTCTGAGGGATTTCATGTTAAAAAGGTCATTAAAATCCAGATTCTAGATGACAATGACAATGCACCTGTCTTCACTCAACCATTGATAGAACTatctattgaagaaaataatgcacCAAATGCCTTTCTGACAAAGTTGCATGCCACAGATGCTGACAGTGGGGAGAGAGGTCAAGTTTCTTATTTCCTTGGACCTGATGCACCATCATATTTTTTGTTAGACAGGATCACAGGGATTTTAACTGTGTCCACTCAGTtggacagagaagaaaaagaaaaatacaggtACACGGTAAAAGCAGTTGACTCTGGGGTACCACCCCAAGAGTCAATAGCTACAGTTGCCATCACTGTGTtggataaaaatgacaatagcCCTAGGTTTATCAACAAGGATTTCAGCTTTTTCGTGCCAGAAAACTTCCCAGGTTTTGGTGAAATTGGAGTAATCAGTGTCACAGATGCAGATGCAGGACGAAATGGATGGGTTGCCCTTTCAGTGATGAACCAAAGTGATATTTTTGTCATTGACACTGGAAAGGGCATGTTGAGAGCAAAAGTCTCTCTGGACAGGGAGCAACAAAGTTCCTATATTTTGTGGGTTGAAGCTGTTGATGGAGGTGAACCTGCCCTCTCCTCTACTGCAAAAATAACAATTCTTCTTCTTGACATCAATGACAACCCTCCTCTTGTCCTGTTTCCTCAGTCAAATATGTCTTATCTATTGGTCCTACCTTCTACACTACCTGGCTCACCAGTTACAGAAGTCTATGCTGTTGACAAAGACACTGGTATGAATGCTGTCATAGCTTACAGCATAATAGGGAGAAGAGGTCCTCGTCCTGAATCCTTTAGGATAGACCCCAAAACTGGCAACATTACTTTGGAAGAGACATTGATGCAGAATGATTATGGGCTTTACCGTTTGCTGGTTAAAGTGAGTGACCATGGTTATCCTGAGCCCCTCCATTCCACTGTCATGGTAAATCTATTTGTCAATGACACTGTTAGCAATGAGAGCTACATTGAAAGTCTGTTGAGAAAGGAACCTGAGATCAGCATAGAGGAAAAAGAGCCACAAATTTCAATAGAACCTACTCACCGAAAAGTGGAATCAGCATCTTGTGTGCCCACTTTAGTTGCCCTGTCTGTGATAAGTTTGGCATCTATCACGTTAGTAACTGGGATGGGAATATACATCTGtctaaggaaagggaaaaagcatCACCGGGAAAATGACAATTTGGAAGTACAAATCCCACTGAAAGGAAAACTTGACTTACATATGATAGAGAGGAAACCAATGGAGATTTCTAATATTTGA